In Neofelis nebulosa isolate mNeoNeb1 chromosome 10, mNeoNeb1.pri, whole genome shotgun sequence, one DNA window encodes the following:
- the LOC131488626 gene encoding olfactory receptor 51G2-like, with protein MAVLNNNNARNFIFILMELPGLETSHCWTAIPICSIYVVSLLGNITIMYIVKPVPSLHTPRYLFLSMLSMADLGLSASTLPSMTAVFLLGQREVGAATCFTQLFFIHTFSVIESSVLLAMAFDHHVGIRELLCYATILTTKRIGAIGLAIVIHSAALHLPLSLILGRQQFQPMNALSHSYCVHPDVLRLASSSTLVNSGFGLFVMLSTLALDAVLILLSYMLILRTVLSISSNTEGLKAFNTCISHSCAVLLFYTPLVSLSMVHHFGKKKLPAQVYTCFSPIYTFLFL; from the coding sequence ATGGCAGTTCTTAACAACAATAATGCCAGGAACTTCATCTTCATACTGATGGAACTCCCAGGACTGGAGACCTCTCATTGCTGGACAGCTATTCCTATCTGCTCTATCTATGTTGTGTCTTTGCTGGGCAACATCACCATAATGTACATTGTCAAGCCTGTCCCTAGCCTCCACACACCTAGGTACCTCTTCCTGTCCATGCTTTCAATGGCAGACCTGGGCCTCTCAGCTTCTACATTGCCTTCAATGACAGCTGTCTTTCTCCTGGGCCAGAGAGAGGTGGGAGCTGCAACCTGCTTTACACAACTCTTCTTCATCCATACTTTCTCAGTTATTGAATCATCTGTGCTCTTGGCCATGGCTTTTGACCACCATGTGGGTATTCGAGAGCTGTTATGCTATGCCACCATTCTCACAACCAAGCGCATTGGGGCCATTGGGCTGGCCATTGTGATACATAGTGCTGCTCTCCATCTGCCCCTGTCCTTGATCCTTGGAAGACAGCAATTTCAGCCTATGAATGCTCTGTCTCATTCATATTGTGTTCATCCTGATGTTTTAAGGCTAGCCAGTTCTAGCACTCTTGTGAACAGTGGCTTTGGGCTCTTTGTCATGCTCTCCACACTGGCTTTGGATGCTGTACTCATTCTCCTCTCCTACATGCTAATCTTAAGGACAGTATTGAGCATTTCTTCTAACACTGAGGGGCTCAAAGCCTTTAACACCTGCATTTCCCACAGCTGTGCTGTATTACTATTTTATACCCCACTGGTCAGCCTGTCTATGGTCCATCACTTTGGGAAAAAGAAGCTACCAGCTCAGGTATATACATGTTTCTCGCCTATCTACACTTTCTTGTTCCTCTAA